The DNA window TGGGCTCGCGGCCGGGTGGCGCGACCCGCGCCGGCGCCAGGCGGCGCTCGCCGCGCGGGCGACGCTCGCGGCCCCCGCGCTCCTGGCGCTGCTCGTCGCCCAGGCGCTCGCCGGGGAGCGCGACTTCACCTCGCCGCTGGTGACGTGGCTCTGCTCGCGGGACCGCCTCGACGTGCCGCCGGCGCGCGAGCCGCTCATCACCCTGGTCGCGCCCGAGGAGCCGCGCCCGTGACGCGCGCGGACGGCTACGACGTCGTCGTCGTGGGCGGCGGGCCCGGGGGCTCAACGACGGGCGCGTTCCTCGCGCGGGCCGGGCGCCGCGTGCTCCTCTTCGAGCGCGAGCCGTTCCCGCGCTTTCACGTGGGCGAGTCGCTGCTGCCGGCGACGCTGCCGATCCTCGACCGCCTCGGCGTCCACGGGACGATCGCCGAGCGCGGGTTCCAGAAGAAGATCGGCGCCACGTTCCACGACCAGGAGACGGGGCTCGAGCACACCTTCTACTTCCTGCGCGACAAGCCGTGGCCGAGCTACTCCTACCAGGTCCCGCGCGCGGAGTTCGACGCGGTCCTGCTCGAGCACGCCCGGAAGCTCGGCGTCGACGTGTGCCAGCCGGCCACCGTCGAGTCGGTCGCCTTCGACGCGGGCGGCGTCACGGTGACCGCGGCGAGCCACGGCCGGCGGACGGAGACGCGCGCGCGCTTCCTGGTGGACGCGAGCGGACGCGCCGGGCTCCTCGCGCAGAAAGTCGGCAGCCGCAAGCGGGTGCCGAACCTCGGCAAGGTCGCGCTCTTCGCCCACTGGCGCGGCGCCTGGCGGGCGCCGGCGCCCGACGAGGGCAACATCCGCGTCTTCGTCTTCGAGAGCGGCTGGTTCTGGTGGATCCCGCTCGCGGGCGACCGGACGAGCGTCGGCTGCGTCATGCACGCGAAGACGGTCCAGGCGTGGGCCGGGCCGCGCGAGGCGCTCTATCACGAGATGATCCGGCGCTGCCGCAAGGTCGCCGGGCAGCTCGAGGGCGCCGAGCGGGTGACCGAGATCCACGGCGAGGCGAACTTCTCCTATCGCAACGAGCCGGTCGTCGGCGACCGCTTCCTCGCCGTGGGGGACGCCATCGCCTTCGTGGATCCGATCTTCTCGGGCGGCGTGCACGTCGCCATGCAGTCGGGCGAGCTGGCGGCGCGGGCGATCGACCGGGCGCTCGCCGACGGGCGCTTC is part of the Candidatus Methylomirabilota bacterium genome and encodes:
- a CDS encoding NAD(P)/FAD-dependent oxidoreductase; the protein is MTRADGYDVVVVGGGPGGSTTGAFLARAGRRVLLFEREPFPRFHVGESLLPATLPILDRLGVHGTIAERGFQKKIGATFHDQETGLEHTFYFLRDKPWPSYSYQVPRAEFDAVLLEHARKLGVDVCQPATVESVAFDAGGVTVTAASHGRRTETRARFLVDASGRAGLLAQKVGSRKRVPNLGKVALFAHWRGAWRAPAPDEGNIRVFVFESGWFWWIPLAGDRTSVGCVMHAKTVQAWAGPREALYHEMIRRCRKVAGQLEGAERVTEIHGEANFSYRNEPVVGDRFLAVGDAIAFVDPIFSGGVHVAMQSGELAARAIDRALADGRFAARRFEAYERRVWGGLRPFFKFIHKYYEPAFFELFLQPKGAFGMIDAVLSVVSGGSFLGMRWRTRASLALLFSIARVNVWVRRRAGRPVESRLEW